Sequence from the Chthoniobacterales bacterium genome:
CGGTGGCCAGCCAGAGCATGAGGATGCCGAGCATGAAGCCGAAATCGCCCACGCGGTTGACCAGGAACGCCTGCTTGGCCGCATCCGCCGCGGAATCCTTGCGGAAATAATGCCCGATGAGCAGATAGGAACTCACGCCGACCAGCTCCCAGAAAATGAACATCATGACGAAATTGCCGGCCAGCACGATGCCGAGCATGGAAAAGAGAAACAGGCACAGCGACGCGTAGTAGCGCGGGATTCCCTCGTCGCCCCGCATGTAGCCCGCGGAGTAAATGAAGACGAGGGTGGCAATCGTGGTGACGACGACGAGCATCACGCGGCTGAGATTGTCGGTGACAAGGGCGATCGGGACGGAAAAAACACCGGGAATTTCGAGCCACGGGATCTGCGCGGACACCTCGAGCGCGGGGCCGAGGAAAATCTTCCAGCTCAGGAAGCAGGCGAGGCCCGAGGCGAGGATGCCGACCGCTCCGGCCGCCACATTGGCGCGCGGAAGCAGGAAAAGAATCAGCGCCGACGCGGCGAGCGGCGCGAAGAGGATGAGCCAGGGAAAAAGTTGCGGATCCATCGCGGCGTCAGAATTTCATCGTGTCGAGGTCTTCGACGTGCGTGGTTTGGCGGAGGCGGTAGAGCGCGACGATGATGGCGAGTCCGACGGCGACCTCGGCCGCGGCGACCGTGATGATGAAAAACACGAGGACCTGCGCGTTGTAGTCGGGCAGCCCGAACGCCGTGGTGCCGTGGCGCGCGAAGGCGACGAGCGAGAGGTTGGCCGCGTTGAGCATGAGTTCGAGGCCCATGAAAATGACCAGCAGATTGCGGCGCAGCAGCACGCCGGCCACCCCCACGGCGAAGAGGAGTCCGCTGATGATGAGATAATCGCCGAGGGTGGGCATGGTCAGCGCAGGGTGCGGCGGCTCAGGACGACGACGCCGACGGTGGCGACGAGCAGGAGCACGCCGACGATCTGGAACGGCAGGTTGAATCCGGTGAAAAGAGACATGCCGACATCCGAGACGTCGGAGAAGCCCGTGCGGGCGAGCCTGGGAAATTGCTGCGCCGCGGCGGGCAGCGATTTCACGACCTGCACGACGAGGACGACGAAGCCCCCGAGCACGGCGATGCCTCCGGAAAGCGCGGCGATGTTGAGCCGCCGGCGCGCCTCGGCTTTGAGGTCCAGAAGCATGATGATGAAAAGGAAAAGCACCATCACCGCGCCGGCATAGACAAGGATCTGGATGATCCCGATGAAGAAGGCGTCGAGGGTGATGTAAAGCGCCGCCAGGGCGAGGAAGGAAACCACGAGGCTCATCGCGCTGTTCACCGGGTTGCGGAAGAGGATCACCGCCACGGCCGAGGTGAGCATGAGGATCGAAAAGACCCAGAACAGAATGGTGAGCATGCGGTGGTTTGCGCCGGGGGCGCCGTGCCGCGCCGCTTTTTCGCCGGAAGCCGCGAGGTTAAAAGGGCCGGCCGGCGGTTTCGATCACTTTTTTTCGTTCCACTTGTGGACAAGGCCCGTCATCACCCCGCCCAGTTCGTAGAGCTTGGCCTTGTCGTGGACCATCTCGTCGCGGGAGAGTCCGGTCACCGAATAATCCTTGCGCAGGAAGATGGCCTGCTCGGGGCAGACCTCCTCGCAGAGCCCGCAATAGATGCAGCGGATCATGTCGATGTCGAATTTCTCGGGATACTTCTCGACCTTGGCCCATTTGCTGCCGGCGGGGAGTTCGCCCGGTTTGATGGTGATGGCTCGGGGCGGGCAGATGAATTCGCAGAGCTGGCAGGCCACGCAGCGTTCGCGCCCGTGCTCGTCCCTCACCAGGGTCGGAGCGCCGCGATACCACTCGGGCATCGAGCCGTCCCAGCGCTGCTCGGGGTATTGCATGGTGACCTTCGTTTTTCCGAAGAACATGTTCTTGAAATGCTTGATGGTGACGAGCAGACCGCCGAGGAGCGCGGGAATGTAGGAGCGCTCGGCCAGGCTCAATTTCGGACGTTTGACGACGACAGCCATGTCAGGATTTCAAGTAAGCGAGGATACCCGCGGTGACAAAAATA
This genomic interval carries:
- the nuoK gene encoding NADH-quinone oxidoreductase subunit NuoK, which produces MPTLGDYLIISGLLFAVGVAGVLLRRNLLVIFMGLELMLNAANLSLVAFARHGTTAFGLPDYNAQVLVFFIITVAAAEVAVGLAIIVALYRLRQTTHVEDLDTMKF
- a CDS encoding NADH-quinone oxidoreductase subunit J; its protein translation is MLTILFWVFSILMLTSAVAVILFRNPVNSAMSLVVSFLALAALYITLDAFFIGIIQILVYAGAVMVLFLFIIMLLDLKAEARRRLNIAALSGGIAVLGGFVVLVVQVVKSLPAAAQQFPRLARTGFSDVSDVGMSLFTGFNLPFQIVGVLLLVATVGVVVLSRRTLR
- a CDS encoding NADH-quinone oxidoreductase subunit I, with the protein product MAVVVKRPKLSLAERSYIPALLGGLLVTIKHFKNMFFGKTKVTMQYPEQRWDGSMPEWYRGAPTLVRDEHGRERCVACQLCEFICPPRAITIKPGELPAGSKWAKVEKYPEKFDIDMIRCIYCGLCEEVCPEQAIFLRKDYSVTGLSRDEMVHDKAKLYELGGVMTGLVHKWNEKK